The following proteins are co-located in the Gossypium hirsutum isolate 1008001.06 chromosome A02, Gossypium_hirsutum_v2.1, whole genome shotgun sequence genome:
- the LOC107941616 gene encoding uncharacterized protein isoform X8 encodes MGNEMGNNNTSGFQEENNTVDDKSVQEFDHADGLKGQNQVVQAILDTDSQTANKEEGEKTQEDAARTDYEKEQNHEVVVSEDVYVNGKDEKEEDNNMIPVDKEHSMIESGYEEEAKGQGHLVPAAEDKDTRNETESATLQHDGLASPCIKDGEHDEKEQDRSTILDVEEIPLKEAASTEETKAEACLVPAGGDESTCGTKTGQVSGDRGGKEYPSVDKQKPDEKEACLVPAGGDESNRGTETGQVSGDRGGMEYPSIDKQTPDEKEEDITVNDETEEQSSQEAASTDVLERQVQLHPVVKDKATHGNQIGFVTIDPERTTDLNGDNPKKHEKEEDTNMIQVDKENSMKEAGYADDAEGQDHLVPAAEDKNTRGNETESVSLEHDGLASPHIEDSEHEEKEQDTSTILEVEEIPLKEAAITNETNAEARLAPAGGDESTHGTETGLVFDDRDGTEYPYINKQKHDEKEDITINDEAAERSSQEAANTDVLATVEDKATHGNEIGLDSSDPEGTADLQSDNPEEHETEMNNTNAEPQEKPLAKDDIEEKNPTIRAAEGEAYNKTEAVSASGDPVVVGDTLDNKILEGQEQGKTGLDPPAESTEVDAKPGEVVEGSETEPTSSTKNLEDQEMEKESNFEENLSGRNHDVENQNPMKKEDEEASNSLSGAASSLEPDEHELAELCTEQLVLECNGPVKSEDMIIRSLTCQDQENGFILDDSVSTDPVETVSPDLSPEAGKGRDEFLVEEMAIKEVSRDEKLELKDEDDEAGNGLGTITTVMTDLPTGFGAKCNGELPTDMNSAKNDSLESENILVKASDTELEDKGMVLSQKAAPVEEESENGNAKQSHCQVQSAQEATEKPNGQGSEEGSKADDQSALSPQFMMNGRQNEKITCLLNADCDSNKDCQFLQAKILEYGHMVDASINHQKQQKDSQQEVQLVTDSSDTFFMDQMNNEESEEKKIIEEKKDSNPIENGKQCISQSYDPIEQMQRSDMAEVKHEPIWDLSEYPKPIPLAMIDTTPSPKQCSKQCANGETPQVVAITNGDYNNQKESVGRFSLESNPDTINSQMRKSPSFDLDLRIHARAEDSDQTPLLFQDKTTIESFSTQAEEKANTENGENPSQYESMATEEKAVTLERSDSEKSRTPFLGFLKEDEEEADEHNMLMEKNPKKQGNQSATNKTTTKVSTSVTTKGKVKRKPITAFFGTCMCCATVTN; translated from the exons ATGGGAAATGAAATGGGGAACAACAACACTTCTGGGTTTCAAG AAGAAAATAACACAGTTGACGATAAATCTGTACAAGAATTTGATCATGCAGATGGTTTGAAAGGACAAAATCAAGTAGTTCAAGCAATTCTAGATACTGATTCTCAAACAGCAAATAAAG AAGAAGGCGAGAAAACTCAGGAAGATGCTGCTCGAACAGATTACGAAAAGGAACAAAATCATGAAGTTGTTGTATCTGaagatgtatatgtaaatggaaAAGATGAAAAAG AAGAAGATAATAACATGATTCCAGTAGACAAGGAACATTCAATGATAGAATCTGGTTATGAAGAAGAGGCAAAAGGACAAGGTCATTTAGTACCTGCAGCTGAGGATAAAGATACTCGAAATGAGACGGAATCTGCTACTCTTCAACATGATGGCCTAGCATCTCCTTGTATAAAGGACGGGGAGCATGATGAGAAAG AACAAGATAGGAGCACAATTCTTGATGTAGAGGAAATACCCTTGAAAGAAGCTGCTAGTACAGAAGAAACAAAAGCAGAAGCTTGCCTAGTTCCTGCAGGTGGAGATGAAAGTACTTGTGGAACCAAGACAGGCCAGGTTTCCGGTGATCGTGGTGGAAAGGAATATCCAAGTGTTGACAAGCAGAAACCTGATGAGAAag AAGCTTGCCTAGTTCCGGCAGGTGGAGATGAAAGTAATCGTGGAACTGAGACAGGCCAGGTTTCTGGTGATCGTGGTGGAATGGAATATCCAAGTATTGACAAGCAGACCCCTGATGAGAAAG AAGAAGATATTACTGTAAATGATGAAACTGAGGAACAATCCTCACAAGAAGCTGCTAGCACAGATGTATTAGAGAGACAAGTTCAACTACATCCTGTAGTTAAAGATAAAGCTACTCATGGGAATCAAATAGGCTTTGTTACTATTGATCCCGAGAGAACCACAGATCTTAATGGTGACAATCCGAAAAAGCATGAGAAAG AAGAAGATACTAACATGATTCAAGTAGATAAGGAAAATTCCATGAAAGAAGCTGGTTATGCAGATGATGCAGAAGGACAAGATCATTTAGTTCCAGCAGCTGAGGATAAAAATACTCGGGGAAACGAGACGGAATCAGTTTCTCTTGAACATGATGGCCTAGCATCTCCCCATATTGAGGACTCGGAGCACGAAGAGAAAG AACAAGATACTAGCACAATTCTTGAAGTAGAGGAAATACCCCTGAAAGAAGCTGCTATTACAAATGAAACAAATGCAGAAGCTCGCCTAGCTCCTGCAGGTGGAGATGAGAGTACTCATGGAACTGAGACAGGGCTGGTTTTCGATGATCGTGATGGAACGGAATATCCATATATTAACAAGCAGAAACATGATGAGAAAG AAGATATTACCATAAATGATGAAGCTGCAGAACGATCCTCACAAGAAGCTGCTAACACAGATGTATTAGCTACAGTTGAAGATAAAGCTACTCATGGAAATGAAATAGGCTTGGATTCTAGTGATCCCGAGGGAACCGCGGATCTTCAGAGTGACAATCCAGAAGAGCATGAGACAG AAATGAACAacacaaatgctgaacctcaagAGAAACCTCTAGCAAAAGATGATATTGAAGAAAAAAATCCAACAATTCGTGCAGCTGAAGGTGAAGCTTATAATAAAACAGAGGCCGTATCGGCTTCTGGTGACCCTGTGGTAGTAGGAGATACTCTTGATAACAAGATATTGGAAGGGCAAG AACAAGGAAAAACTGGACTTGATCCTCCAGCTGAATCTACAGAAGTTGATGCAAAACCAGGTGAAGTAGTTGAAGGCAGTGAAACCGAACCAACTTCTTCAACTAAGAACTTGGAAGATCAAGAGATGGAAAAAGAGTCAAATTTCGAGGAGAATCTGTCTGGAAGAAATCATGATGTTGAGAACCAGAATCCCATGAAGAAAG AAGATGAGGAGGCAAGCAACTCACTATCTGGTGCAGCATCTTCACTCGAGCCTGATGAGCATGAGTTGGCTGAACTCTGCACTGAACAACTGGTACTAGAGTGTAATGGGCCAGTGAAGAGTGAGGATATGATCATACGATCTTTGACGTGCCAAGATCAGGAAAATGGTTTCATTTTAGATGATAGCGTATCAACTGATCCGGTCGAGACTGTTTCTCCTGATCTAAGTCCGGAGGCAGGAAAAGGAAGGGATGAGTTCTTGGTGGAAGAAATGGCAATTAAAGAAGTGAGCAGGGATGAGAAACTTGAACTTAAAGATGAGGATGATGAGGCTGGGAATGGATTAGGAACTATAACCACAGTAATGACAGATTTGCCAACAGGATTTGGAGCCAAATGCAATGGAGAGTTGCCAACCGACATGAACTCAGCTAAAAATGATTCCCTTGAATCAGAGAACATCCTGGTTAAAGCTTCCGATACCGAGCTCGAAGACAAAGGCATGGTTCTTAGCCAAAAAGCTGCACCGGTAGAGGAAGAATCTGAAAATGGAAATGCCAAGCAGTCTCATTGCCAGGTTCAATCTGCACAGGAGGCAACTGAAAAACCAAATGGCCAGGGGTCTGAAGAAGGATCAAAAGCTGATGATCAAAGCGCCTTGTCACCTCAGTTTATGATGAATGGCCGTCAGAATGAGAAAATAACATGTCTGCTCAATGCTGATTGTGATTCAAACAAGGACTGTCAATTTCTGCAGGCAAAGATTCTTGAGTATGGTCACATGGTTGATGCATCTATTAACCACCAGAAACAACAAAAGGACTCACAACAAGAAGTTCAGTTGGTCACTGATTCTTCAGACACCTTTTTCATGGATCAAATGAACAACGAAGAatcagaagagaagaaaattatagaagaaaagaaagattcaAATCCCATTGAAAATGGAAAGCAGTGTATATCTCAATCATATGATCCTATAGAACAGATGCAGCGAAGTGACATGGCAGAAGTAAAGCACGAACCTATATGGGATCTTTCAGAATATCCAAAACCAATTCCATTGGCAATGATTGACACTACACCTTCACCAAAACAGTGTAGTAAACAATGTGCAAATGGTGAAACACCTCAAGTTGTTGCCATTACCAATGGTGATTATAATAACCAAAAAGAAAGTGTGGGAAGGTTCAGCCTGGAATCCAATCCTGATACCATTAATTCTCAAATGAGAAAATCCCCAAGCTTTGATCTTGATCTCAGAATCCATGCAAGAGCTGAAGACTCAGATCAAACACCTTTGCTGTTTCAAGATAAGACCACCATTGAGAGCTTCTCGACCCAAGCTGAGGAGAAAGCCAACACTGAAAACGGTGAAAACCCATCACAGTACGAATCAATGGCTACTGAGGAGAAAGCTGTAACATTAGAAAGAAGTGATTCCGAGAAGTCAAGAACCCCATTCCTGGGATTCttgaaagaagatgaagaagaagctGATGAACATAACATGTTAATGGAGAAGAACCCAAAGAAACAAGGCAACCAATCTGCAACAAACAAGACAACCACAAAGGTTTCAACATCAGTTACAACAAAAGGTAAAGTGAAACGCAAGCCTATAACTGCTTTCTTTGGCACCTGCATGTGTTGTGCAACTGTgacaaattaa
- the LOC107941616 gene encoding histone acetyltransferase KAT6B isoform X1: MGNEMGNNNTSGFQEENNTVDDKSVQEFDHADGLKGQNQVVQAILDTDSQTANKEEGEKTQEDAARTDYEKEQNHEVVVSEDVYVNGKDEKEEDNNMIPVDKEHSMIESGYEEEAKGQGHLVPAAEDKDTRNETESATLQHDGLASPCIKDGEHDEKEQDRSTILDVEEIPLKEAASTEETKAEACLVPAGGDESTCGTKTGQVSGDRGGKEYPSVDKQKPDEKEEDITVNDETEEQSSQEAANTDETNAEACLVPAGGDESNRGTETGQVSGDRGGMEYPSIDKQTPDEKEEDITVNDETEEQSSQEAASTDVLERQVQLHPVVKDKATHGNQIGFVTIDPERTTDLNGDNPKKHEKEEDTNMIQVDKENSMKEAGYADDAEGQDHLVPAAEDKNTRGNETESVSLEHDGLASPHIEDSEHEEKEQDTSTILEVEEIPLKEAAITNETNAEARLAPAGGDESTHGTETGLVFDDRDGTEYPYINKQKHDEKEDITINDEAAERSSQEAANTDVLATVEDKATHGNEIGLDSSDPEGTADLQSDNPEEHETEMNNTNAEPQEKPLAKDDIEEKNPTIRAAEGEAYNKTEAVSASGDPVVVGDTLDNKILEGQEQGKTGLDPPAESTEVDAKPGEVVEGSETEPTSSTKNLEDQEMEKESNFEENLSGRNHDVENQNPMKKEDEEASNSLSGAASSLEPDEHELAELCTEQLVLECNGPVKSEDMIIRSLTCQDQENGFILDDSVSTDPVETVSPDLSPEAGKGRDEFLVEEMAIKEVSRDEKLELKDEDDEAGNGLGTITTVMTDLPTGFGAKCNGELPTDMNSAKNDSLESENILVKASDTELEDKGMVLSQKAAPVEEESENGNAKQSHCQVQSAQEATEKPNGQGSEEGSKADDQSALSPQFMMNGRQNEKITCLLNADCDSNKDCQFLQAKILEYGHMVDASINHQKQQKDSQQEVQLVTDSSDTFFMDQMNNEESEEKKIIEEKKDSNPIENGKQCISQSYDPIEQMQRSDMAEVKHEPIWDLSEYPKPIPLAMIDTTPSPKQCSKQCANGETPQVVAITNGDYNNQKESVGRFSLESNPDTINSQMRKSPSFDLDLRIHARAEDSDQTPLLFQDKTTIESFSTQAEEKANTENGENPSQYESMATEEKAVTLERSDSEKSRTPFLGFLKEDEEEADEHNMLMEKNPKKQGNQSATNKTTTKVSTSVTTKGKVKRKPITAFFGTCMCCATVTN; encoded by the exons ATGGGAAATGAAATGGGGAACAACAACACTTCTGGGTTTCAAG AAGAAAATAACACAGTTGACGATAAATCTGTACAAGAATTTGATCATGCAGATGGTTTGAAAGGACAAAATCAAGTAGTTCAAGCAATTCTAGATACTGATTCTCAAACAGCAAATAAAG AAGAAGGCGAGAAAACTCAGGAAGATGCTGCTCGAACAGATTACGAAAAGGAACAAAATCATGAAGTTGTTGTATCTGaagatgtatatgtaaatggaaAAGATGAAAAAG AAGAAGATAATAACATGATTCCAGTAGACAAGGAACATTCAATGATAGAATCTGGTTATGAAGAAGAGGCAAAAGGACAAGGTCATTTAGTACCTGCAGCTGAGGATAAAGATACTCGAAATGAGACGGAATCTGCTACTCTTCAACATGATGGCCTAGCATCTCCTTGTATAAAGGACGGGGAGCATGATGAGAAAG AACAAGATAGGAGCACAATTCTTGATGTAGAGGAAATACCCTTGAAAGAAGCTGCTAGTACAGAAGAAACAAAAGCAGAAGCTTGCCTAGTTCCTGCAGGTGGAGATGAAAGTACTTGTGGAACCAAGACAGGCCAGGTTTCCGGTGATCGTGGTGGAAAGGAATATCCAAGTGTTGACAAGCAGAAACCTGATGAGAAag AAGAAGATATTACTGTAAATGATGAAACTGAGGAACAATCCTCACAAGAAGCTGCTAATACAGATGAAACAAATGCAGAAGCTTGCCTAGTTCCGGCAGGTGGAGATGAAAGTAATCGTGGAACTGAGACAGGCCAGGTTTCTGGTGATCGTGGTGGAATGGAATATCCAAGTATTGACAAGCAGACCCCTGATGAGAAAG AAGAAGATATTACTGTAAATGATGAAACTGAGGAACAATCCTCACAAGAAGCTGCTAGCACAGATGTATTAGAGAGACAAGTTCAACTACATCCTGTAGTTAAAGATAAAGCTACTCATGGGAATCAAATAGGCTTTGTTACTATTGATCCCGAGAGAACCACAGATCTTAATGGTGACAATCCGAAAAAGCATGAGAAAG AAGAAGATACTAACATGATTCAAGTAGATAAGGAAAATTCCATGAAAGAAGCTGGTTATGCAGATGATGCAGAAGGACAAGATCATTTAGTTCCAGCAGCTGAGGATAAAAATACTCGGGGAAACGAGACGGAATCAGTTTCTCTTGAACATGATGGCCTAGCATCTCCCCATATTGAGGACTCGGAGCACGAAGAGAAAG AACAAGATACTAGCACAATTCTTGAAGTAGAGGAAATACCCCTGAAAGAAGCTGCTATTACAAATGAAACAAATGCAGAAGCTCGCCTAGCTCCTGCAGGTGGAGATGAGAGTACTCATGGAACTGAGACAGGGCTGGTTTTCGATGATCGTGATGGAACGGAATATCCATATATTAACAAGCAGAAACATGATGAGAAAG AAGATATTACCATAAATGATGAAGCTGCAGAACGATCCTCACAAGAAGCTGCTAACACAGATGTATTAGCTACAGTTGAAGATAAAGCTACTCATGGAAATGAAATAGGCTTGGATTCTAGTGATCCCGAGGGAACCGCGGATCTTCAGAGTGACAATCCAGAAGAGCATGAGACAG AAATGAACAacacaaatgctgaacctcaagAGAAACCTCTAGCAAAAGATGATATTGAAGAAAAAAATCCAACAATTCGTGCAGCTGAAGGTGAAGCTTATAATAAAACAGAGGCCGTATCGGCTTCTGGTGACCCTGTGGTAGTAGGAGATACTCTTGATAACAAGATATTGGAAGGGCAAG AACAAGGAAAAACTGGACTTGATCCTCCAGCTGAATCTACAGAAGTTGATGCAAAACCAGGTGAAGTAGTTGAAGGCAGTGAAACCGAACCAACTTCTTCAACTAAGAACTTGGAAGATCAAGAGATGGAAAAAGAGTCAAATTTCGAGGAGAATCTGTCTGGAAGAAATCATGATGTTGAGAACCAGAATCCCATGAAGAAAG AAGATGAGGAGGCAAGCAACTCACTATCTGGTGCAGCATCTTCACTCGAGCCTGATGAGCATGAGTTGGCTGAACTCTGCACTGAACAACTGGTACTAGAGTGTAATGGGCCAGTGAAGAGTGAGGATATGATCATACGATCTTTGACGTGCCAAGATCAGGAAAATGGTTTCATTTTAGATGATAGCGTATCAACTGATCCGGTCGAGACTGTTTCTCCTGATCTAAGTCCGGAGGCAGGAAAAGGAAGGGATGAGTTCTTGGTGGAAGAAATGGCAATTAAAGAAGTGAGCAGGGATGAGAAACTTGAACTTAAAGATGAGGATGATGAGGCTGGGAATGGATTAGGAACTATAACCACAGTAATGACAGATTTGCCAACAGGATTTGGAGCCAAATGCAATGGAGAGTTGCCAACCGACATGAACTCAGCTAAAAATGATTCCCTTGAATCAGAGAACATCCTGGTTAAAGCTTCCGATACCGAGCTCGAAGACAAAGGCATGGTTCTTAGCCAAAAAGCTGCACCGGTAGAGGAAGAATCTGAAAATGGAAATGCCAAGCAGTCTCATTGCCAGGTTCAATCTGCACAGGAGGCAACTGAAAAACCAAATGGCCAGGGGTCTGAAGAAGGATCAAAAGCTGATGATCAAAGCGCCTTGTCACCTCAGTTTATGATGAATGGCCGTCAGAATGAGAAAATAACATGTCTGCTCAATGCTGATTGTGATTCAAACAAGGACTGTCAATTTCTGCAGGCAAAGATTCTTGAGTATGGTCACATGGTTGATGCATCTATTAACCACCAGAAACAACAAAAGGACTCACAACAAGAAGTTCAGTTGGTCACTGATTCTTCAGACACCTTTTTCATGGATCAAATGAACAACGAAGAatcagaagagaagaaaattatagaagaaaagaaagattcaAATCCCATTGAAAATGGAAAGCAGTGTATATCTCAATCATATGATCCTATAGAACAGATGCAGCGAAGTGACATGGCAGAAGTAAAGCACGAACCTATATGGGATCTTTCAGAATATCCAAAACCAATTCCATTGGCAATGATTGACACTACACCTTCACCAAAACAGTGTAGTAAACAATGTGCAAATGGTGAAACACCTCAAGTTGTTGCCATTACCAATGGTGATTATAATAACCAAAAAGAAAGTGTGGGAAGGTTCAGCCTGGAATCCAATCCTGATACCATTAATTCTCAAATGAGAAAATCCCCAAGCTTTGATCTTGATCTCAGAATCCATGCAAGAGCTGAAGACTCAGATCAAACACCTTTGCTGTTTCAAGATAAGACCACCATTGAGAGCTTCTCGACCCAAGCTGAGGAGAAAGCCAACACTGAAAACGGTGAAAACCCATCACAGTACGAATCAATGGCTACTGAGGAGAAAGCTGTAACATTAGAAAGAAGTGATTCCGAGAAGTCAAGAACCCCATTCCTGGGATTCttgaaagaagatgaagaagaagctGATGAACATAACATGTTAATGGAGAAGAACCCAAAGAAACAAGGCAACCAATCTGCAACAAACAAGACAACCACAAAGGTTTCAACATCAGTTACAACAAAAGGTAAAGTGAAACGCAAGCCTATAACTGCTTTCTTTGGCACCTGCATGTGTTGTGCAACTGTgacaaattaa
- the LOC107941616 gene encoding histone acetyltransferase KAT6B isoform X2 has product MGNEMGNNNTSGFQENNTVDDKSVQEFDHADGLKGQNQVVQAILDTDSQTANKEEGEKTQEDAARTDYEKEQNHEVVVSEDVYVNGKDEKEEDNNMIPVDKEHSMIESGYEEEAKGQGHLVPAAEDKDTRNETESATLQHDGLASPCIKDGEHDEKEQDRSTILDVEEIPLKEAASTEETKAEACLVPAGGDESTCGTKTGQVSGDRGGKEYPSVDKQKPDEKEEDITVNDETEEQSSQEAANTDETNAEACLVPAGGDESNRGTETGQVSGDRGGMEYPSIDKQTPDEKEEDITVNDETEEQSSQEAASTDVLERQVQLHPVVKDKATHGNQIGFVTIDPERTTDLNGDNPKKHEKEEDTNMIQVDKENSMKEAGYADDAEGQDHLVPAAEDKNTRGNETESVSLEHDGLASPHIEDSEHEEKEQDTSTILEVEEIPLKEAAITNETNAEARLAPAGGDESTHGTETGLVFDDRDGTEYPYINKQKHDEKEDITINDEAAERSSQEAANTDVLATVEDKATHGNEIGLDSSDPEGTADLQSDNPEEHETEMNNTNAEPQEKPLAKDDIEEKNPTIRAAEGEAYNKTEAVSASGDPVVVGDTLDNKILEGQEQGKTGLDPPAESTEVDAKPGEVVEGSETEPTSSTKNLEDQEMEKESNFEENLSGRNHDVENQNPMKKEDEEASNSLSGAASSLEPDEHELAELCTEQLVLECNGPVKSEDMIIRSLTCQDQENGFILDDSVSTDPVETVSPDLSPEAGKGRDEFLVEEMAIKEVSRDEKLELKDEDDEAGNGLGTITTVMTDLPTGFGAKCNGELPTDMNSAKNDSLESENILVKASDTELEDKGMVLSQKAAPVEEESENGNAKQSHCQVQSAQEATEKPNGQGSEEGSKADDQSALSPQFMMNGRQNEKITCLLNADCDSNKDCQFLQAKILEYGHMVDASINHQKQQKDSQQEVQLVTDSSDTFFMDQMNNEESEEKKIIEEKKDSNPIENGKQCISQSYDPIEQMQRSDMAEVKHEPIWDLSEYPKPIPLAMIDTTPSPKQCSKQCANGETPQVVAITNGDYNNQKESVGRFSLESNPDTINSQMRKSPSFDLDLRIHARAEDSDQTPLLFQDKTTIESFSTQAEEKANTENGENPSQYESMATEEKAVTLERSDSEKSRTPFLGFLKEDEEEADEHNMLMEKNPKKQGNQSATNKTTTKVSTSVTTKGKVKRKPITAFFGTCMCCATVTN; this is encoded by the exons ATGGGAAATGAAATGGGGAACAACAACACTTCTGGGTTTCAAG AAAATAACACAGTTGACGATAAATCTGTACAAGAATTTGATCATGCAGATGGTTTGAAAGGACAAAATCAAGTAGTTCAAGCAATTCTAGATACTGATTCTCAAACAGCAAATAAAG AAGAAGGCGAGAAAACTCAGGAAGATGCTGCTCGAACAGATTACGAAAAGGAACAAAATCATGAAGTTGTTGTATCTGaagatgtatatgtaaatggaaAAGATGAAAAAG AAGAAGATAATAACATGATTCCAGTAGACAAGGAACATTCAATGATAGAATCTGGTTATGAAGAAGAGGCAAAAGGACAAGGTCATTTAGTACCTGCAGCTGAGGATAAAGATACTCGAAATGAGACGGAATCTGCTACTCTTCAACATGATGGCCTAGCATCTCCTTGTATAAAGGACGGGGAGCATGATGAGAAAG AACAAGATAGGAGCACAATTCTTGATGTAGAGGAAATACCCTTGAAAGAAGCTGCTAGTACAGAAGAAACAAAAGCAGAAGCTTGCCTAGTTCCTGCAGGTGGAGATGAAAGTACTTGTGGAACCAAGACAGGCCAGGTTTCCGGTGATCGTGGTGGAAAGGAATATCCAAGTGTTGACAAGCAGAAACCTGATGAGAAag AAGAAGATATTACTGTAAATGATGAAACTGAGGAACAATCCTCACAAGAAGCTGCTAATACAGATGAAACAAATGCAGAAGCTTGCCTAGTTCCGGCAGGTGGAGATGAAAGTAATCGTGGAACTGAGACAGGCCAGGTTTCTGGTGATCGTGGTGGAATGGAATATCCAAGTATTGACAAGCAGACCCCTGATGAGAAAG AAGAAGATATTACTGTAAATGATGAAACTGAGGAACAATCCTCACAAGAAGCTGCTAGCACAGATGTATTAGAGAGACAAGTTCAACTACATCCTGTAGTTAAAGATAAAGCTACTCATGGGAATCAAATAGGCTTTGTTACTATTGATCCCGAGAGAACCACAGATCTTAATGGTGACAATCCGAAAAAGCATGAGAAAG AAGAAGATACTAACATGATTCAAGTAGATAAGGAAAATTCCATGAAAGAAGCTGGTTATGCAGATGATGCAGAAGGACAAGATCATTTAGTTCCAGCAGCTGAGGATAAAAATACTCGGGGAAACGAGACGGAATCAGTTTCTCTTGAACATGATGGCCTAGCATCTCCCCATATTGAGGACTCGGAGCACGAAGAGAAAG AACAAGATACTAGCACAATTCTTGAAGTAGAGGAAATACCCCTGAAAGAAGCTGCTATTACAAATGAAACAAATGCAGAAGCTCGCCTAGCTCCTGCAGGTGGAGATGAGAGTACTCATGGAACTGAGACAGGGCTGGTTTTCGATGATCGTGATGGAACGGAATATCCATATATTAACAAGCAGAAACATGATGAGAAAG AAGATATTACCATAAATGATGAAGCTGCAGAACGATCCTCACAAGAAGCTGCTAACACAGATGTATTAGCTACAGTTGAAGATAAAGCTACTCATGGAAATGAAATAGGCTTGGATTCTAGTGATCCCGAGGGAACCGCGGATCTTCAGAGTGACAATCCAGAAGAGCATGAGACAG AAATGAACAacacaaatgctgaacctcaagAGAAACCTCTAGCAAAAGATGATATTGAAGAAAAAAATCCAACAATTCGTGCAGCTGAAGGTGAAGCTTATAATAAAACAGAGGCCGTATCGGCTTCTGGTGACCCTGTGGTAGTAGGAGATACTCTTGATAACAAGATATTGGAAGGGCAAG AACAAGGAAAAACTGGACTTGATCCTCCAGCTGAATCTACAGAAGTTGATGCAAAACCAGGTGAAGTAGTTGAAGGCAGTGAAACCGAACCAACTTCTTCAACTAAGAACTTGGAAGATCAAGAGATGGAAAAAGAGTCAAATTTCGAGGAGAATCTGTCTGGAAGAAATCATGATGTTGAGAACCAGAATCCCATGAAGAAAG AAGATGAGGAGGCAAGCAACTCACTATCTGGTGCAGCATCTTCACTCGAGCCTGATGAGCATGAGTTGGCTGAACTCTGCACTGAACAACTGGTACTAGAGTGTAATGGGCCAGTGAAGAGTGAGGATATGATCATACGATCTTTGACGTGCCAAGATCAGGAAAATGGTTTCATTTTAGATGATAGCGTATCAACTGATCCGGTCGAGACTGTTTCTCCTGATCTAAGTCCGGAGGCAGGAAAAGGAAGGGATGAGTTCTTGGTGGAAGAAATGGCAATTAAAGAAGTGAGCAGGGATGAGAAACTTGAACTTAAAGATGAGGATGATGAGGCTGGGAATGGATTAGGAACTATAACCACAGTAATGACAGATTTGCCAACAGGATTTGGAGCCAAATGCAATGGAGAGTTGCCAACCGACATGAACTCAGCTAAAAATGATTCCCTTGAATCAGAGAACATCCTGGTTAAAGCTTCCGATACCGAGCTCGAAGACAAAGGCATGGTTCTTAGCCAAAAAGCTGCACCGGTAGAGGAAGAATCTGAAAATGGAAATGCCAAGCAGTCTCATTGCCAGGTTCAATCTGCACAGGAGGCAACTGAAAAACCAAATGGCCAGGGGTCTGAAGAAGGATCAAAAGCTGATGATCAAAGCGCCTTGTCACCTCAGTTTATGATGAATGGCCGTCAGAATGAGAAAATAACATGTCTGCTCAATGCTGATTGTGATTCAAACAAGGACTGTCAATTTCTGCAGGCAAAGATTCTTGAGTATGGTCACATGGTTGATGCATCTATTAACCACCAGAAACAACAAAAGGACTCACAACAAGAAGTTCAGTTGGTCACTGATTCTTCAGACACCTTTTTCATGGATCAAATGAACAACGAAGAatcagaagagaagaaaattatagaagaaaagaaagattcaAATCCCATTGAAAATGGAAAGCAGTGTATATCTCAATCATATGATCCTATAGAACAGATGCAGCGAAGTGACATGGCAGAAGTAAAGCACGAACCTATATGGGATCTTTCAGAATATCCAAAACCAATTCCATTGGCAATGATTGACACTACACCTTCACCAAAACAGTGTAGTAAACAATGTGCAAATGGTGAAACACCTCAAGTTGTTGCCATTACCAATGGTGATTATAATAACCAAAAAGAAAGTGTGGGAAGGTTCAGCCTGGAATCCAATCCTGATACCATTAATTCTCAAATGAGAAAATCCCCAAGCTTTGATCTTGATCTCAGAATCCATGCAAGAGCTGAAGACTCAGATCAAACACCTTTGCTGTTTCAAGATAAGACCACCATTGAGAGCTTCTCGACCCAAGCTGAGGAGAAAGCCAACACTGAAAACGGTGAAAACCCATCACAGTACGAATCAATGGCTACTGAGGAGAAAGCTGTAACATTAGAAAGAAGTGATTCCGAGAAGTCAAGAACCCCATTCCTGGGATTCttgaaagaagatgaagaagaagctGATGAACATAACATGTTAATGGAGAAGAACCCAAAGAAACAAGGCAACCAATCTGCAACAAACAAGACAACCACAAAGGTTTCAACATCAGTTACAACAAAAGGTAAAGTGAAACGCAAGCCTATAACTGCTTTCTTTGGCACCTGCATGTGTTGTGCAACTGTgacaaattaa